A genomic window from Deltaproteobacteria bacterium includes:
- a CDS encoding cytochrome P450 produces the protein MSEIAAETRTSVGARGALPRFPGAFPLLGHMAKFARDPVAMMQQVRAACGPVGEFRMLNKRVVLLSGPAAQEAFCRAPDEQLSQKIAYRMMTPVFGEGVVFDAPPERLNEQLRILMPALRDRNMRTYAGIFTEEVERMVAGWSERGDIDLLEFTAELTTYTSSHCLLGSEFRRNLNEEFARVYGDLEKGVNAIAYVNPYLPLPVFRRRDRARARLLEMISAIIDQRRAAKVEAQDALQVLMESRYSDGTPLTPNEITGILTAAMFAGHHTSSGTEAWTIIELARHPEWAARVVEEVDALYARDGALTYQAFREVPVLESVLKEVLRLHPPLVILMRGVVEDFTVEGVTIPAGKLVAISPAVSHRIPELFRDPERFDPGRYDPGREEDEAPFAWIPFGGGHHRCSGSAFAIMQLKAITMSLLHRFTFELVDPPDAYGPDYTKMVVQVRQPCRVRYRRRADVVPGPDARPAATTATRTAGAARVRVDLGLCQGHAVCVSEAPEVFRLNARRTAVDLLQAEVPAEGRVRVAAAAKHCPTRAITVEDA, from the coding sequence ATGTCCGAGATCGCTGCCGAAACGCGAACGTCGGTCGGAGCGCGCGGCGCCCTGCCGCGCTTCCCGGGAGCGTTTCCGCTCCTGGGACACATGGCGAAGTTCGCGCGTGATCCGGTCGCGATGATGCAGCAGGTGCGTGCGGCGTGCGGACCGGTCGGCGAGTTCCGGATGCTGAACAAGCGCGTGGTCCTGCTCTCGGGTCCGGCGGCACAGGAAGCGTTCTGTCGCGCGCCGGACGAGCAGCTCAGCCAGAAGATCGCCTACCGGATGATGACCCCCGTCTTCGGAGAAGGGGTCGTCTTCGACGCGCCGCCGGAGCGCCTGAACGAGCAGCTCCGCATCCTCATGCCGGCGCTTCGCGACCGGAACATGCGCACCTATGCCGGTATCTTCACCGAGGAGGTCGAGCGCATGGTGGCCGGCTGGAGCGAGCGAGGGGACATCGACCTCCTCGAGTTCACGGCCGAGCTGACGACGTACACGTCGAGCCACTGTCTGCTCGGATCGGAGTTCCGCCGTAACTTGAACGAAGAGTTCGCCCGCGTGTACGGCGATCTCGAGAAGGGCGTGAACGCGATCGCGTACGTGAATCCGTATCTGCCGCTACCCGTGTTTCGGCGGCGCGACCGCGCGCGGGCTCGCCTGCTCGAGATGATCAGCGCCATCATCGATCAGCGGCGCGCCGCGAAGGTCGAGGCGCAGGACGCGCTCCAGGTGCTGATGGAGTCGCGCTACTCGGACGGGACGCCTCTCACGCCGAACGAGATCACCGGAATCCTCACGGCGGCGATGTTCGCCGGACACCACACCAGCTCGGGAACCGAAGCGTGGACCATCATCGAGCTGGCGCGCCATCCCGAGTGGGCGGCCAGGGTCGTCGAAGAGGTCGACGCCCTCTACGCGCGCGATGGGGCGCTCACGTACCAAGCCTTTCGCGAAGTGCCGGTTCTCGAGTCCGTCTTGAAGGAGGTGTTGCGGCTCCATCCGCCGCTGGTGATCCTGATGCGGGGTGTGGTCGAGGACTTCACGGTCGAAGGGGTGACGATTCCCGCCGGAAAGCTCGTCGCGATCTCGCCGGCGGTGTCGCATCGGATCCCCGAGCTCTTCCGCGATCCCGAGCGCTTCGACCCGGGTCGCTACGATCCGGGGCGGGAGGAGGACGAGGCCCCGTTCGCGTGGATCCCGTTCGGAGGCGGACACCACCGCTGCTCGGGGTCCGCGTTCGCGATCATGCAGCTGAAGGCCATCACCATGAGCCTCTTGCACCGCTTCACCTTCGAACTCGTCGACCCGCCCGATGCCTACGGTCCGGACTACACGAAGATGGTCGTCCAGGTGCGGCAGCCCTGCCGCGTCCGGTACCGACGGCGCGCCGACGTCGTCCCCGGCCCGGACGCGCGCCCCGCGGCGACGACGGCCACCCGCACCGCCGGAGCGGCGCGCGTGCGCGTCGATCTCGGCCTCTGTCAGGGCCACGCCGTCTGCGTGTCGGAGGCCCCGGAGGTGTTCCGCTTGAACGCTCGGCGCACGGCGGTCGACCTGCTGCAGGCGGAGGTTCCGGCGGAGGGCCGCGTCCGCGTGGCCGCCGCCGCCAAGCACTGCCCCACGCGCGCCATCACCGTCGAAGACGCCTGA
- a CDS encoding nuclear transport factor 2 family protein — MPAFPRSEMEEMMRRWLKANEDAEAAGDWRGLADHYTEEAEYTWNLGPNEDFVARGRTQIRDWVMGSEMEGLEGWEYPYDAVLIDEQRGEVVAFWRQVAPATRDDGSRYEIKGVGGSWFRYAGDYRWCWQRDFFDFGNAMACFMELIQAGKLGAGMQRRIERVMGGEVMPGHVKHGA; from the coding sequence ATGCCCGCGTTTCCCCGCAGCGAGATGGAAGAGATGATGCGCCGCTGGCTCAAGGCCAACGAGGACGCGGAGGCCGCCGGCGACTGGCGCGGGCTCGCGGACCACTACACGGAGGAGGCCGAGTACACGTGGAACCTCGGCCCCAACGAGGACTTCGTCGCGCGCGGCCGGACACAGATCCGCGACTGGGTCATGGGGAGCGAGATGGAAGGCCTCGAAGGTTGGGAGTATCCCTACGATGCCGTTCTCATCGACGAGCAGCGCGGCGAGGTCGTCGCGTTCTGGCGACAGGTCGCGCCGGCCACGCGCGACGACGGCTCGCGCTACGAGATCAAGGGCGTCGGCGGCTCCTGGTTCCGCTACGCCGGCGACTACCGGTGGTGCTGGCAGCGCGACTTCTTCGACTTCGGAAACGCGATGGCGTGCTTCATGGAGCTGATCCAGGCCGGGAAGCTCGGCGCGGGCATGCAGAGACGGATCGAGCGCGTGATGGGGGGTGAGGTGATGCCCGGTCACGTGAAGCACGGAGCCTGA